A portion of the Oncorhynchus clarkii lewisi isolate Uvic-CL-2024 chromosome 27, UVic_Ocla_1.0, whole genome shotgun sequence genome contains these proteins:
- the LOC139385770 gene encoding olfactory receptor 10G4-like translates to MSLGNVSGKIIHQFVIGGFDTLDRPLTVGIVILCIYLLVMLSNVANICFILHDKRLHKPMYLLICNLAVVDMLYSSSACPTMIGVLVAGDKAIAYVSCFIQMFVFHLGGVMEMFAISVMAFDRLIAISNPLRYQSILTNVRTLVLTGALWLVACAFVAVMPVTVLSLPYCHSTLKYTFCDYAALVRATCVNPSYYFNMITIITFFLLFGTFCSICLSYIWIIFAMVKMSSKNDKRKMYSTCFSHLIVVVCYYVPLFVRIVLTRLGVVLTLEERHGLMIGAILGPSLVNPFVYCFRTKEIKNKMLKMFNKVAPTE, encoded by the coding sequence ATGTCCTTGGGAAATGTCTCTGGCAAAATAATACATCAATTTGTCATCGGTGGTTTTGACACACTTGACAGACCTCTGACAGTGGGGATTGTAATTCTGTGCATCTATCTCCTAGTCATGCTTTCTAATGTGGCAAATATATGTTTTATCCTTCATGATAAGCGTTTGCACAAGCCAATGTATCTTCTGATTTGCAACCTTGCTGTAGTTGATATGCTGTACAGCTCCAGTGCCTGTCCAACTATGATTGGTGTGCTGGTAGCTGGTGATAAAGCCATAGCTTATGTGTCATGCTTCATTCAGATGTTTGTTTTCCACCTGGGGGGCGTAATGGAGATGTTTGCTAtctctgtcatggcttttgaTCGTTTGATTGCAATCTCTAATCCACTGAGGTATCAAAGTATCCTCACCAATGTTCGTACTCTGGTTCTGACCGGTGCTCTGTGGTTGGTTGCCTGTGCTTTTGTGGCTGTTATGCCTGTCACTGTGTTATCTCTTCCATACTGCCACTCAACCCTCAAATACACCTTCTGTGATTATGCTGCGTTAGTGAGAGCCACTTGTGTCAATCCTAGCTATTATTTTAATATGATAACCATTATCACCTTCTTTCTCCTGTTTGGCACTTTCTGTTCTATTTGCCTGTCCTACATATGGATCATATTTGCTATGGTTAAAATGTCCTCCAAGAACGACAAGAGGAAGATGTACAGTACTTGCTTCAGTCacttgatagtggtagtgtgttATTACGTTCCTTTATTTGTACGTATAGTCTTGACCAGGCTAGGTGTGGTGCTGACCTTGGAAGAACGTCATGGCTTGATGATCGGGGCTATTCTCGGGCCCTCTCTTGTAAATCCTTTTGTATACTGTTTTAGAACCAAAGAGATCAAAAACAAAATGTTGAAGATGTTTAACAAAGTTGCGCCcactgaataa